In Acidobacteriota bacterium, the genomic window CTCTTCTTCACTTCGATCGGTGTTGGTCTTGCGCTTGAGGGTGGGACGCTTGCTGCCGCCCTCATCCTGACCCGAACCCGGGGTGATGCGCTTGTTGTCCATGGCGATCAAGCGGGCCTTGACCTTCTCGAAATCCGAAGTATTGAGGATGTACTCGTCCTTCGGCGGCAGGAAGCTGATCTCTTCCTGCACCTTCTCGATGCGGCTGTCCACAGGAGGATGAGTGCGCCAGAAGCTGGCGAACTTGCCCGGCTTGTTCTTTTCGCGGGCCTGCAGCTTCTCGAAGAAGGTGATGAAGCCGTGGGGATCGTAACCGGTGTTCCACAGGTATTGAGTACCCAATTGATCGGCTTCAGCCTCGCTCTTGCGGGTGATGCCCAGCAGCGAAAGGTTGAGGCCCATGCCGAGGGCGCTGCGGATGCCGTACTGAGTCCAGTAGCCGCCCACAAAGAGAGCGGGAATGGCGGCGAACTGCAGCAACTGGCCCTTGGTCATGCGTTCGGTAGCATGACGGGCAGCCACGTGGGCGATCTCGTGGGCCATCACTCCGGCCAGCTCCGCTTCATTGTCGGACTCCAGAATGAGGCCCTTGTTGACGTAGAAGTAACCGCCCGGAAGAGCGAAGGCATTGACCTCGTCGGTGTCGACAACACGGATGACAAAAGGCACCTTGGCGTCCGAGTTGCGGACAATCTCCTGTCCCACCCGGTCCACATACTCGACCACCACCGGATCCTCCACCAGACGGGCCGTTTGCTCGAACTGCTGGGCGACCTGAGCGCCCAATTGCACCTCGCGCTCCAGCGAAACGAAATTCGGGAAGAGGCCGGCGATGCGGCCGTTGATATTGCGGTTGCCGATGTTCTCAACGTCCTTGTGCTTACGTCCCGCCAAGGCCAGACCCGGCGTCATAAGCGTGGCGATGAGAAAGACACCGATCCAACGTCTTGCTCTATCTGTGGTCATAACTTTGAAATCCCCCTCGCAGGACTTCTTGACGATGATTTGGTTGTCGGAAGCGGGCAGGCACCGCCGCTTCAGCCTCTTTACAGTATACAACAGCGTCGACATTCCTTCAGCAGGCATTCTTTAACCTGCCCAGCCGCTTCTCTATAATCGATGTGAGAAGGGGTGGAAAGTTTCAATATGCAAGTGCTTAGCGCAGAACAAATGGGCAGGGCCGACCGTCTCTGCAGCCAGCGTTACGGAATCCCCAGCCTGACCTTGATGGAGAATGCCGGTTTCAACCTCTACCAGGCCCTGCGGGACGAGTTTGACGACCTCGCTCAAAGACGGGTAGCCATCGTCTGCGGTCCCGGCAACAACGGGGGCGACGGATTGGTGCTGGCCCGGCAGCTTTCCCAACGCGACATTCCCGCCCAGGTCTTGTTGCTGGCCGCCTCCGGCAAGCTGAAAGGAGACGCGCGAACCAATTTTCAGATCCTCCACAAGGCCGGAGCCGACATCCTGGAGATCCCCGACCTGGATTCCTGGATGGAGCGGGGACGTTTGCTGGGGGACTGCGACATCGTGGTGGACGCCATCTTGGGTACCGGCATCAACCGGCCGGTAGAGGCCGACAGCTTTTTCGGCTGCGTGATTTCGGACATCAACACCTCGCAAGCCTATGTGCTGGCCGTCGACATTCCCTCGGGCATGCGTTCCGACCGTTTGAGCGGGGGCGACCTGACGGTGCGGGCCGACCTGACGGTAACCTTCGCCGCCCCCAAGATCGCACATCTCCTCAACCAGGACCTGGAGGCCATTGGCGATTTGCTCATCGCTCCCATCGGCACTCCCGCCGCCCTCCTGGAGGAAGTCTGCGATCCGCCCACACTCATGATGACGCCGGAGATGGCCGCCTCCTGCCTGCCGCCCAGGCGGCAAGCGGGTCACAAGGGCGACTTCGGACGGCTGGCAGTGGTTGCCGGCAGCCTGGGCAAGGCGGGAGCCGCGGCTTTGACCTCGCGGGCGGCCCTGCGCTCGGGCGCCGGACTGGTGACCGCCTTGGTCCCTGATGCCGTACAGTCCCAGGTGGCTCAATTCAGCCCCGAAGTCATGACCGAGGGGTTGGCTTCTTCCTCCACCGGCACTTTCCAGGAGGACAACCTGGACGACTTGCTGCAATGGCTCTCCAAGAACGACGCCGTTGCGCTGGGTCCGGGACTGAGCGACCAACCCCAGGCTTTCGCTTTAGTCCGCGCCTTGGTGGAAAAGGCCGCACTCCCCATGGTCATCGACGCCGATGGCCTCAATGCTTTCGCCGAATGTCCCCAGCGCCTCAAGGGCAGCGACAAGCGTCCCCTGATCTTGACTCCCCATCCCGGCGAATTCGCCCGGCTCTTGGGCATAACCGTGAAGGAAGTGACGGAAGACCGTCTCGAACTCTCACGGCGTTTCGCCCAGGAGCACCAGCTTTGGCTGGTCATGAAGAGCTTTCGAACCTTGCTGGCCACTCCCGCGGGAGAGGTCTTCATCTGTCCCTTGGGGAACCCGGGCATGGCCACTGCGGGCATGGGCGACGTCCTGACCGGCGTCCTGGGAGCCTGCACCGCCATGAGGCCGTCCTTCGAGCCCGGAGACTTGACGGAAGCCGCCCTGACGGCCGTTTTCGTCCATTCTTTGGCCGGCGACCAGGCGGAACAGGAACAAGGAAGCGAGGCCTTGATGGCCGGCGACGTCATCGAACATCTTGGACAAGCCTTCAGCTACCTGCGCTCTCTCAAGTAATGTCCCGATACAGCACCCGCGACGAAGAGGAAACCCGCCGGCTGGGAACCCGCCTGGCCAAGAAACTGTCCAGGCCGGCCCTGGTGCTGCTGCGCGGGGAACTGGGCGCGGGCAAGACCGTGCTGGCCAAGGGATTGGCTCAAGGCTTCGGAGTGGAGGACGCATCGGTGGTGCATAGCCCCACCTTCTCGCTCATCAATCTCTATCCCTCCCCCGGCGGTCCCGTCTATCACGTCGATCTCTATCGTCTGGAATCGCAGCGCGAGCAGTACTCGACGGGATTGGACGAGGTTCTCTGCGAGGAGCAGGCGGCAGTGATTATCGAGTGGGCCGAAAAGCTGAGTCTTGCCGCCCGGCCGTCGCTCTCCATCGAGATCGTCAGCGGGGAAGACGAGACCCGGCTCATCCAGGTGGAGGAGTGCCGGTAACAGGCGGCTTTCTTCGACCGCTATCTTGGTCTGGGCCATCGCGAAGCCTTGCATAGCCTTGGCCAAGGAGGGCCGCGAGGATGCCCCTCCTACCCGGTCAAGCACCATTGGTGGAAGGTTGGGGGTTCTTGACAGCGGACAAACCGGCGGGACTCGTGGCATAGTGTTGGGCCATGACGACTATTCTGGTGCTGGCGGGAATTTTGGCAGTCCCCGTGGTCGTGGCGGCTCTGCTGGTCTGGGGGGTCCTGCTCATCCTGGGGCGGCGAAAAACTCTGTGGCGAGTCTTTAAGAGGGCCGGCATCACCTATGCGGTCTTGCTCCCTTTCTTTATCTGGGGCTTAACTCCGCTCGTCTTCGCCTATCTGCTCTCCCACGCCGGGACCCGTCCTCCCGATTTGCGCCTGGAGGAAACACCGCAGGAACTGGGCTGCAACTACGAGGACGTTACTTTTTCCAGCCGCGACGGAATCGACCTTAGCGGCTGGTACCTGCCCGGAGAGAAAGAACAGGCGGCCTTCTCGATCAGCCACGGGCTCTTCCGCAACCGCCACGAAGTGATGCGCAGGGCCTGCGACCTCAATCAGAAGGGTTACCCGGTGCTGCTCTTCGACTTCAGGGCACACGGCAGCCTTCAGGGGCGCAGCGGAGAGGGTGCCGTATCGCTGGGCTACCGCGAGCGGCAGGACGTACAAGGCGCCGTCGACTTCCTGCTGGAGCGGGGACACAAAGAGCTCGTCCTGATGGGCGTTTCGATGGGAGCCGTGGCCGTCATCGAGGGTGCTCCCGCCGTTTCGCAGCACCTCAAGGGCCTGGTCGTCGACAGTCCTTTTCAATCGCTGGACGAAACGGTCGGCCGACATGTGCGTCTCATCTTGGGGATTCCGGGCTTCCCCTTCGGCAACATCTTCGCTTTTGGACTGCGGTGGATGACCGAAACTCCGTCTGGAGAGCCTGACACGACCAAGGCTCTGGCTCAGCTTGACAAAATTCCGGTATTGCTGATCTACGGCGGCCAAGACCAGAGGATGCCGGAAGAGACCGCCCAAGCCGTGTTCGAGGCCGTTCCCGGCGAGCGGAAGCAACTGGTTTATTTCCCTGAGGCCGGCCACGGAAACGCCTACGACAACGACCCGCGACGCTACGTCGCCCTGGTCGAGTCATTTGTGCAAGACTTGGACCCTTCGCCGCGACCGAATCCGTCCGCCGGATCATCGAGAGCGCAATGAGAGAGGCGCGGGCGGCGCCAGAACCCCTTGCCGGCGGGTCTGTGACCGCATCGTTTGACCTTAGACGGAAAAGGTATTTACCCTGGAAGATCGGGAGACTCGACAAGCAAGCGACGTCGACCAGAGACGTCCAGAAACACGGCAGCCCCTGGTCTCCGGCGGCTGGCTGCCGAATAGAAGAGAAGAGGACTGCAATCGATGCCTTCACTCGTAATCGTAGAATCGCCCGCCAAGGCTAAAACCATCAGCCGCGTCCTGGGCGATGACTATGTGGTCGATGCCAGTTACGGACATTTGCGCGACCTTCCGGCCAATGCCGATGAGATACCGGCACGCTACAAGAAAGAGGACTGGTCGCGGCTGGGAGTCAATGTGGAAGAGGGGTTCGCGCCTCTCTACGTCATCCCCCAGGACAAGAAACGACACGTCAAGCGTCTCAAAGAGGCGCTGAAAAAGGCCGACGCCTTGCTGCTGGCCACCGATGAGGACCGCGAAGGCGAGAGCATCAGTTGGCACGCCGTCGAGGTGCTTAAACCGAAGGTCCCGGTGGGCCGCATAGCTTTCCACGAAGTCACTCCCGAGGCCATCCTGGCCTCGATGGATTCTCCCCGCGACATCGATGACGCCTTGGTCAAGGCCCAGGAGAGCCGCCGCATACTGGACCGGCTGTTCGGCTACATGCTCTCGCCGCTGTTGTGGAAGAAAGTCCGCCGCGGACTGTCGGCGGGCAGAGTGCAAAGCGTGGCCGTGCGCCTGGCCGTCATCCGCGAGCGTGAGCGGAGAGCGTTTCGAACTTCCCGTTACCTGGACGCCGAGGCTCACTTCAAAGAAGACGGCATCGGCTTCAGCGCCAAACTGAACCGGGTGGGCGAGCGGCGCGTGGCCAGCGGCAAAGATTTCGACTCCGACACCGGTCAACTCAAGGATGACTCAAGAGCCCTGTGGCTGTCCCAGGAAGAGCAAGTCGAGGACCTCATCTCCGCCATGGGCAAACCCTGGACCGTCGTCAAGGCCGAGCAGAAGCCTTTTACGCGGCGTCCGGCGCCACCCTTCACCACTTCCTCCATGCAGCAGGAAGCCAACCGCAAACTGGGCTTCAGCGCCGACCGCACCATGCGCATCGCCCAGCGCCTTTACGAAGGTGTCGACATCGGTTCCGACCGGGTTGGCTTGATCACCTACATGCGCACCGATTCGCTGACCCTGGCCAACCGCGCCCTGAGCGAAGCCCAGCGCGTTATCCACTCCAAGTACGGCAAGGAATACAGCAAAGGGCCACGCCGCTACCGCACCAAGAGCAAGGGAGCCCAGGAGGCTCACGAAGCCATTCGTCCCACCGAGCTGTCGCGGACTCCCGACTCGATGTCGAGATTCCTCAAGCGCGATGAAATGCGCCTTTACGAGTTGATCTGGAAGCGCATGCTGGCCAGCCAGATGGCGGACGCCGAGTTGACCCGCACCTCGGTTGAAATAGAAGCGCCCCTTTCCGACGGCCCTGGCGGCGCCGGCAGCGCCATCTTCAACGCCAGCGGACAAACCGTCCGTTTCCCCGGCTTCCTGAGAGCTTACGTGGAAGGATCGGACGACCCGGCCGCGGAACTGGCCGACCGCGAAGTCATGCTGCCGCCCCTTAAGGAAAAGCAGCGGATCACGCCCCTCAAGGTCGAGGCCAAGGACCACGAGACCCAGCCGCCGGCCCGCTACACCGAAGCCAGCCTCGTCAAAGAGCTGGAAGCCGAGGGCATCGGGCGCCCCTCCACCTATGCCAGCATCGTGCAGACCATCCAGGACCGCGGATACATCGTCAAGGCCGGCAACGCGCTGGTGCCCACCTTCATCGCCTTTGCCGTCACCCAACTGCTGGAGCGGCATTTCTCGGACTACGTCGACATCAAGTTCACCGCCCGCATGGAAACCGACCTGGACGACATCGCCTCAGGCGATCTGGATCCTCTCGATCCCTTGCAGCGCATCTACCACGGAAACGGTTTGCCGGGACTCAAGCCCAAGATTGCCAGCGAAGAAGGGCAGATCGAATATCCCGAAGTGGAAATCGGCCGTCATCCGGAATTGGGGCGGGTGGTGGTCAAGGTGGGCCGCTTCGGTCCCTACGTGCAGGGCGGCGAGGAGGACGACCGCATCATCGCTTCGCTGCCCGAGAACGTGGCGCCGGCCGACTTCGGCCTTGAGCAGGCGGTGGAGTTGCTCAAGAAGAAGGACAAGGGTCCCCGCGAGTTGGGCCGCGATCCGGAGACGGGAAAAACCGTCTACGCCGCCACCGGGCGCTACGGCGCTTACGTGCAGTTGGGGGAGACTCCCCAAGGCAAGGTCAAGAAGAAAGAGCGTCCCAAGCGGGCCTCGCTTCCCAAAGGAGTCTCCGAAGAGGAAGCCACCCTTGAAATCGCGCTCAAGTGGCTGTCGTTGCCCAGGGTCGTGGGCAAACATCCCCAGCGGGGCGAAGAGATCCTGGCCACCAGCGGACGCTACGGTCCCCACCTGCGCTGCGGCAAGGAAACGCGCTCCCTCGACTCCGACGAACAGATTTTCTCCATCACCCTGAAAGAGGCCGTGGCCAAACTCGCCGAGCCCAAGAGGAAAGGCCGCTCCCGCACCAAGAAAGTCCTCAGAGACTTGGGCGAAGACCCCGACAACAAGGGAAACAAGGTCCAAGTGCTGGACGGTCCCTACGGTCCTTACATCACCAACGGCGCCCTCAATGCCTCGGTCCCCAAGAACCTCAAGCCTGAAGAGATCGACAAAGAGAAGGCCCTGCAGCTCCTGGCCGACAAGGGCAAAGCCCCCAAACGCCGCCGCCGCAAAGCCAAGGCCAAGTCCAAGTAGCGCCGCTACTCCGTTTCCGAATGGCGGTTGATGAAAGAGGCCAGTCGACGCAGGCCTCCGCGCAGGCGCTCTTCGGGGACGGCGAAACAGAAGCGGATGCAAAAAGAAGCCCGGGCATGGGGCTTGAAGGTGAGCCGCCCGTGGCAGTCGCTGTCGGGAACCAGCGCGAAACCGCTGCCTGGAACGACCGCCACCCTCTCCTCCTCGAGAAGCCGGTCGGCGAAGGTGTCTCCGTCCATTCCGGTGGCCGAGACGTCCATGAAAAAGAACATGCCTCCATGAGGCGCGCGCACCCGCAATCCTTCAGCACGCAGGATTTCGAGGGCCAGTTGCAGGCGTCCGGCGAGCTGGCGGCGGCGCTCCCCGCTGTCGTCCTGGGAGAGCGCCGCCACCATTCCCCATTGCAGCGGCGTGGTCAGGCATCCCGTCAGCGGTTCGTTGACGGTGGCCAAAGAAAGCGCCACCTCGGGATTAGGAGCCACTGTCCAGCCCATGCGCAGTCCCGTCACGGCGAAACTCTTGGAGAAGCTGTAAACGGCCAGTACCCTGCGTTCTTCGGGGTCGGCCTGCAAGTCGATCTGCAGCGGCGAGAGGGTTTCTCCCTTAAAGACGAAGTCGACATAGGCCTCGTCCGAGATGATCCACAGGCCGCGCCGCCGGGCGAAGTCGTAAAGGCGGCGAATGGTATCGGCAGGGAAGACAGCTCCTGTGGGGTTGCTGGGCGAATTGATGAGGATGGCTTGCAGCCTCTCGTCGCGGATGTCTTCCAGCCGGCCGAGGATGGGCTGGAACTCGTCGTCCAGCGGATAAAAGAGTGGACGCACCCCGGTGAGGGCGGCCTGCTGCATGTAGTTGGGGAAGTAACACTGGGGGTAGAGCACCGACCGACCGGCATCGCACACCGAGAGTACCGCAGCATGCAAGGCCTGAGTGGCGCCTTGGCTGCACACGATGCGGGAATCGTCGACGTCCAGCCCGCGCCGCCGGAGATGGCGGGCGATGGCGCCCCGCAAGGGGGGAATGCCGAAGGTGGGGCTGTAATGAGTCTCCCCCTCCCGCAGGGCTTGGGTGACCGCATCGCCGATACGGGGAGGCATTTCGAAGTCGGGATCGCCGATATCCAGGCGATAGACTTCATGGCCTTGGGCTTCCAGGGCCTTGGCGGCGTTGAACAGGCGGCGGATGGAACTGCGCGGCAGATCGAGGGCGCGGTTGGAAAGAGATGGCGTCTTTATGCTCACGCTCCTATCCTATCCCAGCGCCCCAGCTTCAAGAAATCGGCTCGGCTCCACTATCCGGGAGAGGCTACATGCGACGC contains:
- a CDS encoding M48 family metallopeptidase; the protein is MTTDRARRWIGVFLIATLMTPGLALAGRKHKDVENIGNRNINGRIAGLFPNFVSLEREVQLGAQVAQQFEQTARLVEDPVVVEYVDRVGQEIVRNSDAKVPFVIRVVDTDEVNAFALPGGYFYVNKGLILESDNEAELAGVMAHEIAHVAARHATERMTKGQLLQFAAIPALFVGGYWTQYGIRSALGMGLNLSLLGITRKSEAEADQLGTQYLWNTGYDPHGFITFFEKLQAREKNKPGKFASFWRTHPPVDSRIEKVQEEISFLPPKDEYILNTSDFEKVKARLIAMDNKRITPGSGQDEGGSKRPTLKRKTNTDRSEEEKPTLKTNRPTLKRSSDTKEKENNNNNN
- a CDS encoding NAD(P)H-hydrate dehydratase, which codes for MQVLSAEQMGRADRLCSQRYGIPSLTLMENAGFNLYQALRDEFDDLAQRRVAIVCGPGNNGGDGLVLARQLSQRDIPAQVLLLAASGKLKGDARTNFQILHKAGADILEIPDLDSWMERGRLLGDCDIVVDAILGTGINRPVEADSFFGCVISDINTSQAYVLAVDIPSGMRSDRLSGGDLTVRADLTVTFAAPKIAHLLNQDLEAIGDLLIAPIGTPAALLEEVCDPPTLMMTPEMAASCLPPRRQAGHKGDFGRLAVVAGSLGKAGAAALTSRAALRSGAGLVTALVPDAVQSQVAQFSPEVMTEGLASSSTGTFQEDNLDDLLQWLSKNDAVALGPGLSDQPQAFALVRALVEKAALPMVIDADGLNAFAECPQRLKGSDKRPLILTPHPGEFARLLGITVKEVTEDRLELSRRFAQEHQLWLVMKSFRTLLATPAGEVFICPLGNPGMATAGMGDVLTGVLGACTAMRPSFEPGDLTEAALTAVFVHSLAGDQAEQEQGSEALMAGDVIEHLGQAFSYLRSLK
- the tsaE gene encoding tRNA (adenosine(37)-N6)-threonylcarbamoyltransferase complex ATPase subunit type 1 TsaE yields the protein MSRYSTRDEEETRRLGTRLAKKLSRPALVLLRGELGAGKTVLAKGLAQGFGVEDASVVHSPTFSLINLYPSPGGPVYHVDLYRLESQREQYSTGLDEVLCEEQAAVIIEWAEKLSLAARPSLSIEIVSGEDETRLIQVEECR
- the topA gene encoding type I DNA topoisomerase, with product MPSLVIVESPAKAKTISRVLGDDYVVDASYGHLRDLPANADEIPARYKKEDWSRLGVNVEEGFAPLYVIPQDKKRHVKRLKEALKKADALLLATDEDREGESISWHAVEVLKPKVPVGRIAFHEVTPEAILASMDSPRDIDDALVKAQESRRILDRLFGYMLSPLLWKKVRRGLSAGRVQSVAVRLAVIRERERRAFRTSRYLDAEAHFKEDGIGFSAKLNRVGERRVASGKDFDSDTGQLKDDSRALWLSQEEQVEDLISAMGKPWTVVKAEQKPFTRRPAPPFTTSSMQQEANRKLGFSADRTMRIAQRLYEGVDIGSDRVGLITYMRTDSLTLANRALSEAQRVIHSKYGKEYSKGPRRYRTKSKGAQEAHEAIRPTELSRTPDSMSRFLKRDEMRLYELIWKRMLASQMADAELTRTSVEIEAPLSDGPGGAGSAIFNASGQTVRFPGFLRAYVEGSDDPAAELADREVMLPPLKEKQRITPLKVEAKDHETQPPARYTEASLVKELEAEGIGRPSTYASIVQTIQDRGYIVKAGNALVPTFIAFAVTQLLERHFSDYVDIKFTARMETDLDDIASGDLDPLDPLQRIYHGNGLPGLKPKIASEEGQIEYPEVEIGRHPELGRVVVKVGRFGPYVQGGEEDDRIIASLPENVAPADFGLEQAVELLKKKDKGPRELGRDPETGKTVYAATGRYGAYVQLGETPQGKVKKKERPKRASLPKGVSEEEATLEIALKWLSLPRVVGKHPQRGEEILATSGRYGPHLRCGKETRSLDSDEQIFSITLKEAVAKLAEPKRKGRSRTKKVLRDLGEDPDNKGNKVQVLDGPYGPYITNGALNASVPKNLKPEEIDKEKALQLLADKGKAPKRRRRKAKAKSK
- a CDS encoding pyridoxal phosphate-dependent aminotransferase, whose translation is MSIKTPSLSNRALDLPRSSIRRLFNAAKALEAQGHEVYRLDIGDPDFEMPPRIGDAVTQALREGETHYSPTFGIPPLRGAIARHLRRRGLDVDDSRIVCSQGATQALHAAVLSVCDAGRSVLYPQCYFPNYMQQAALTGVRPLFYPLDDEFQPILGRLEDIRDERLQAILINSPSNPTGAVFPADTIRRLYDFARRRGLWIISDEAYVDFVFKGETLSPLQIDLQADPEERRVLAVYSFSKSFAVTGLRMGWTVAPNPEVALSLATVNEPLTGCLTTPLQWGMVAALSQDDSGERRRQLAGRLQLALEILRAEGLRVRAPHGGMFFFMDVSATGMDGDTFADRLLEEERVAVVPGSGFALVPDSDCHGRLTFKPHARASFCIRFCFAVPEERLRGGLRRLASFINRHSETE
- a CDS encoding alpha/beta fold hydrolase; the encoded protein is MTTILVLAGILAVPVVVAALLVWGVLLILGRRKTLWRVFKRAGITYAVLLPFFIWGLTPLVFAYLLSHAGTRPPDLRLEETPQELGCNYEDVTFSSRDGIDLSGWYLPGEKEQAAFSISHGLFRNRHEVMRRACDLNQKGYPVLLFDFRAHGSLQGRSGEGAVSLGYRERQDVQGAVDFLLERGHKELVLMGVSMGAVAVIEGAPAVSQHLKGLVVDSPFQSLDETVGRHVRLILGIPGFPFGNIFAFGLRWMTETPSGEPDTTKALAQLDKIPVLLIYGGQDQRMPEETAQAVFEAVPGERKQLVYFPEAGHGNAYDNDPRRYVALVESFVQDLDPSPRPNPSAGSSRAQ